From a region of the Helicoverpa armigera isolate CAAS_96S chromosome 14, ASM3070526v1, whole genome shotgun sequence genome:
- the LOC110379560 gene encoding TAF5-like RNA polymerase II p300/CBP-associated factor-associated factor 65 kDa subunit 5L isoform X1, with amino-acid sequence MSLMKKTRNDAIKAAVTSYLERRNYPDIDVFNNNNNLSRSADQMAVATIVQCEASRANSILFSCINNDSGQYDLQYSRFVNFIKEIKQEKVKNELLGLLCPLLCHLYLEMLRGGHGGPAQMFLKRHSATLPQKDLSYHQPIDGNLPSALYRPNSLEQLFNSLQNGTIDNETPEKDYMNQILDDIGSIYTLQEVETRPSIAAFRSCKYDISLSQDALNMLKAYLAKHGHVLLIQVLQTWFHIDINNDPDKKNSEDDEEEMDYEISVTGTNSEEKIIDTNDIFAECNGHAEYISIDKELMELQEAIKGVRESTAPLKLYKIAAPDTNLICAKTDEYCNMLCGGFSNSEIRLWDLGQNNINRRVNRNISEVELACFVPHELVPDDNTLQIGAGVPLRGHSGPIQAVSVLPREELVVSASQDNTIRAWRLTDYSCAAIYRGHNYPIWCMDVSKSGLFVTGSHDRTAKLWSLSRTFPIRIFVGHMSEVTCVKFHPNEAYIATGGADRTVRLWMVSDARLVRILCGHRGVVRTLAFSPSGAHLASAGDDKKIKVWDLAACTCIHEYRGHHGKVTALDWSSVGKPSLTNRVLSDPSDPLVDNSLLCSAGMDGIVKIMSDCNSKSKQVSSQDVQSSTYNTKCSYLVDVQVHPDWVVAIGTKR; translated from the exons atgTCTTTAATGAAAAAGACTAGAAATGATGCAATTAAAGCTGCGGTCACATCCTACTTAGAACGTCGAAACTATCCT GACATAGAcgtgtttaataataataataatctgaGCAGAAGTGCTGACCAAATGGCTGTAGCAACGATTGTTCAATGTGAAGCAAGTCGCGCTAATTCAATCTTATTTTCATGCATTAACAATGATTCTGGTCAATACGACTTACAGTATTCAAG GTTTGTAAActttattaaagaaattaagCAAGAAAAGGTAAAAAATGAGCTTCTTGGATTATTATGTCCTTTACTCTGCCACTTATACCTGGAGATGTTAAGAGGAGGACATGGTGGGCCTGCCCAAATGTTTCTTAAGAGACATTCTGCCACATTACCACAAAAAGATTTATCGTATCATCAGCCAATTGATGGTAACCTACCATCAGCATTGTACAGGCCAAACAGCTTGGAGCAGTTGTTCAATTCCCTACAAAATGGCACAATCGACAATGAAACACCTGAGAAGGATTATATGAATCAAATACTTGATGATATTGGATCAATTTACACATTACAGGAGGTTGAAACTCGACCATCCATTGCCGCTTTCag GTCCTGTAAATATGATATCAGTTTGTCCCAAGATGCATTGAATATGTTAAAAGCTTATCTAGCTAAACATGGACATGTTCTCCTAATACAAGTGCTACAAACATGGTTTcatattgatattaataatgacccagataaaaagaattct GAAGATGACGAAGAAGAAATGGATTACGAAATCAGTGTCACTGGAACTAATTCTGAAGAAAAAATTATAGATACAAATG atatttttgcaGAATGTAATGGACATGCAGAATATATAAGTATTGATAAAGAGCTAATGGAACTTCAAGAAGCAATCAAAGGGGTCAGAGAATCAACAGCTCCTTTGAAGTTGTACAAAATAGCAGCTCCAGATACTAA tttaatttgtgCAAAAACAGATGAGTACTGTAATATGTTATGTGGAGGATTCAGTAATTCTGAGATCAGATTGTGGGACCTTggacaaaacaatataaatagaCGTGTCAATCGAAATATTTCTGAAGTTGAACTAGCATGTTTTGTACCACATGAGCTAGTGCCTGATGATAATACCTT acAAATAGGTGCAGGAGTGCCATTGAGAGGGCACTCTGGACCAATTCAAGCTGTCAGTGTTCTCCCAAGAGAAGAATTAGTGGTATCAGCTTCTCAAGACAACACTATTCGAGCATGGAGGCTGACTGATTATTCCTGTGCTGCAATTTATAG GGGTCATAACTACCCAATATGGTGTATGGATGTCTCGAAAAGTGGACTGTTTGTTACCGGCTCGCACGACAGGACTGCAAAGCTGTGGTCTCTTAGTAGAACGTTTCCAATTCGGATATTTGTTGGTCACATGTCTGAGGTCACA TGTGTAAAATTTCACCCAAATGAAGCATATATAGCAACTGGTGGTGCTGACCGTACGGTTCGCTTATGGATGGTATCAGACGCTCGATTGGTGCGGATCCTGTGCGGACACCGCGGGGTCGTGCGGACGCTCGCCTTCTCTCCCTCTGGGGCTCATTTAGCTAGTGCTG GAGATGACAAGAAAATCAAAGTGTGGGATTTAGCAGCGTGTACCTGTATTCATGAGTATAGAGGTCATCATGGAAAAGTTACTGCACTGGATTGGTCATCTGTTGGGAAACCTAGCTTGACAAATAGGGTCTTGTCAGATCCCAGTGACCCATTGGTCGATAATTCTCTTCTGTGCTCAGCTGGCATGGATGGCATTGTCAAAATTATGTCCGATTGTAACTCTAAGTCAaa gcaagtatcgagCCAAGATGTCCAGTCTTCAACCTACAACACAAAATGTTCATATCTAGTAGACGTGCAAGTACATCCAGATTGGGTTGTGGCTATTGGTACCAAAAGATAA
- the LOC110379560 gene encoding TAF5-like RNA polymerase II p300/CBP-associated factor-associated factor 65 kDa subunit 5L isoform X2, protein MSLMKKTRNDAIKAAVTSYLERRNYPDIDVFNNNNNLSRSADQMAVATIVQCEASRANSILFSCINNDSGQYDLQYSRFVNFIKEIKQEKVKNELLGLLCPLLCHLYLEMLRGGHGGPAQMFLKRHSATLPQKDLSYHQPIDGNLPSALYRPNSLEQLFNSLQNGTIDNETPEKDYMNQILDDIGSIYTLQEVETRPSIAAFRSCKYDISLSQDALNMLKAYLAKHGHVLLIQVLQTWFHIDINNDPDKKNSEDDEEEMDYEISVTGTNSEEKIIDTNECNGHAEYISIDKELMELQEAIKGVRESTAPLKLYKIAAPDTNLICAKTDEYCNMLCGGFSNSEIRLWDLGQNNINRRVNRNISEVELACFVPHELVPDDNTLQIGAGVPLRGHSGPIQAVSVLPREELVVSASQDNTIRAWRLTDYSCAAIYRGHNYPIWCMDVSKSGLFVTGSHDRTAKLWSLSRTFPIRIFVGHMSEVTCVKFHPNEAYIATGGADRTVRLWMVSDARLVRILCGHRGVVRTLAFSPSGAHLASAGDDKKIKVWDLAACTCIHEYRGHHGKVTALDWSSVGKPSLTNRVLSDPSDPLVDNSLLCSAGMDGIVKIMSDCNSKSKQVSSQDVQSSTYNTKCSYLVDVQVHPDWVVAIGTKR, encoded by the exons atgTCTTTAATGAAAAAGACTAGAAATGATGCAATTAAAGCTGCGGTCACATCCTACTTAGAACGTCGAAACTATCCT GACATAGAcgtgtttaataataataataatctgaGCAGAAGTGCTGACCAAATGGCTGTAGCAACGATTGTTCAATGTGAAGCAAGTCGCGCTAATTCAATCTTATTTTCATGCATTAACAATGATTCTGGTCAATACGACTTACAGTATTCAAG GTTTGTAAActttattaaagaaattaagCAAGAAAAGGTAAAAAATGAGCTTCTTGGATTATTATGTCCTTTACTCTGCCACTTATACCTGGAGATGTTAAGAGGAGGACATGGTGGGCCTGCCCAAATGTTTCTTAAGAGACATTCTGCCACATTACCACAAAAAGATTTATCGTATCATCAGCCAATTGATGGTAACCTACCATCAGCATTGTACAGGCCAAACAGCTTGGAGCAGTTGTTCAATTCCCTACAAAATGGCACAATCGACAATGAAACACCTGAGAAGGATTATATGAATCAAATACTTGATGATATTGGATCAATTTACACATTACAGGAGGTTGAAACTCGACCATCCATTGCCGCTTTCag GTCCTGTAAATATGATATCAGTTTGTCCCAAGATGCATTGAATATGTTAAAAGCTTATCTAGCTAAACATGGACATGTTCTCCTAATACAAGTGCTACAAACATGGTTTcatattgatattaataatgacccagataaaaagaattct GAAGATGACGAAGAAGAAATGGATTACGAAATCAGTGTCACTGGAACTAATTCTGAAGAAAAAATTATAGATACAAATG AATGTAATGGACATGCAGAATATATAAGTATTGATAAAGAGCTAATGGAACTTCAAGAAGCAATCAAAGGGGTCAGAGAATCAACAGCTCCTTTGAAGTTGTACAAAATAGCAGCTCCAGATACTAA tttaatttgtgCAAAAACAGATGAGTACTGTAATATGTTATGTGGAGGATTCAGTAATTCTGAGATCAGATTGTGGGACCTTggacaaaacaatataaatagaCGTGTCAATCGAAATATTTCTGAAGTTGAACTAGCATGTTTTGTACCACATGAGCTAGTGCCTGATGATAATACCTT acAAATAGGTGCAGGAGTGCCATTGAGAGGGCACTCTGGACCAATTCAAGCTGTCAGTGTTCTCCCAAGAGAAGAATTAGTGGTATCAGCTTCTCAAGACAACACTATTCGAGCATGGAGGCTGACTGATTATTCCTGTGCTGCAATTTATAG GGGTCATAACTACCCAATATGGTGTATGGATGTCTCGAAAAGTGGACTGTTTGTTACCGGCTCGCACGACAGGACTGCAAAGCTGTGGTCTCTTAGTAGAACGTTTCCAATTCGGATATTTGTTGGTCACATGTCTGAGGTCACA TGTGTAAAATTTCACCCAAATGAAGCATATATAGCAACTGGTGGTGCTGACCGTACGGTTCGCTTATGGATGGTATCAGACGCTCGATTGGTGCGGATCCTGTGCGGACACCGCGGGGTCGTGCGGACGCTCGCCTTCTCTCCCTCTGGGGCTCATTTAGCTAGTGCTG GAGATGACAAGAAAATCAAAGTGTGGGATTTAGCAGCGTGTACCTGTATTCATGAGTATAGAGGTCATCATGGAAAAGTTACTGCACTGGATTGGTCATCTGTTGGGAAACCTAGCTTGACAAATAGGGTCTTGTCAGATCCCAGTGACCCATTGGTCGATAATTCTCTTCTGTGCTCAGCTGGCATGGATGGCATTGTCAAAATTATGTCCGATTGTAACTCTAAGTCAaa gcaagtatcgagCCAAGATGTCCAGTCTTCAACCTACAACACAAAATGTTCATATCTAGTAGACGTGCAAGTACATCCAGATTGGGTTGTGGCTATTGGTACCAAAAGATAA
- the LOC110379575 gene encoding DNA polymerase delta subunit 3 — translation MEDNANLKAVKELILDEQKLVTYISISKELCIHVNEAKSLLSQTVENLRKAYPETVFSVSYIISGLLNDNSGCLTVCPEEDLDALKKTFKIIFYQHVYCVSRGPNSVDNVALTAVNKFEDLTLCTGLIRANACTKRTDDEIGNLKSKNLPVFNEPKTANIRQNSKSVVKEASKHDTLKKEPEVKMEPNIKSEIPSPRKDTSNNKAPNSKPNNKTASKGIAGFFSKVNGDSNKAKKPKVQESEIKVEKDVATEAKTVETKISPTTAGTNTSAKNGKDKVNANKALTQIKKNAKVDKKRKRLLHVSDSESETEDNDPFKNEMDVDQDSEDEIPPTPTVNTVKITSGIVNPKKRRKIVDKTYTDEDGYILTKKEEVYESCSENEDETKENSNQVKENGIQVKAPVLHAKENSEQVKSIKTESSPPESKSKKKKISPPQKGKQQTINSFFKKA, via the coding sequence ATGGAAGACAACGCTAATTTGAAAGCTGTGAAGGAATTGATATTAGATGAGCAAAAGTTAGTTACCTATATTTCTATAAGCAAGGAGCTATGTATTCACGTGAACGAAGCAAAATCTTTATTATCTCAAACAGTTGAAAATCTTAGAAAAGCATATCCAGAAACTGTGTTTAGCGTATCGTATATCATTTCTGGATTATTAAATGACAACAGTGGATGCCTAACTGTATGTCCTGAAGAAGACTTAGACGCACTCAAGaaaacattcaaaattatattttatcagcATGTTTATTGCGTTAGTCGAGGCCCCAACTCCGTTGATAACGTTGCGTTGACTGCTGTGAACAAATTTGAAGATCTCACTTTATGTACTGGATTAATAAGGGCTAATGCTTGTACTAAACGGACAGATGATGAAATAGGAAATTTGAAATCCAAAAATCTTCCAGTTTTTAATGAACCGAAAACAGCAAACATAAGACAGAACTCTAAGAGCGTAGTTAAAGAGGCCAGTAAACATGATACACTAAAAAAGGAACCTGAAGTTAAAATGGAGCCCAATATAAAATCAGAAATCCCCTCACCAAGAAAAGATACATCTAACAACAAAGCTCCTAATAGTAAACCAAACAATAAAACAGCTTCAAAAGGAATTGCTGGATTCTTTAGTAAAGTTAATGGAGATTCCAATAAAGCTAAGAAACCTAAAGTTCAGGAATCTGAGATTAAAGTAGAGAAGGATGTAGCAACTGAAGCAAAAACTGTTGAAACTAAAATATCACCAACCACAGCAGGAACAAATACTTCAGCAAAGAATGGGAAAGATAAAGTAAACGCTAACAAAGCTCTCACTCAGATTAAAAAGAATGCCAAAGTAGATAAAAAACGTAAAAGACTTTTACATGTGTCAGATAGTGAGAGTGAAACTGAAGATAATGATCCTTTCAAAAATGAAATGGATGTTGATCAAGACTCTGAAGATGAAATACCTCCAACACCAACCGTAAATACAGTTAAAATAACCTCTGGTATAGTAAATCCTAAAAAGAGGAGAAAGATTGTGGATAAAACTTATACTGATGAGGATGGTTATATTTTGACTAAGAAAGAAGAAGTTTATGAAAGTTGCTCAGAAAATGAGGACGAAACTAAAGAGAATTCCAACCAAGTTAAAGAAAATGGGATACAAGTTAAAGCACCTGTTTTACATGCTAAAGAAAACTCTGAGCAAGttaaatcaattaaaactgAATCATCACCTCCAGAGAGTAAAagcaagaaaaagaaaatatcgcCACCACAGAAAGGAAAACAGCAGACAATTAACAGTTTTTTCAAGAaggcttaa